The following coding sequences lie in one Capnocytophaga stomatis genomic window:
- the fabG gene encoding 3-oxoacyl-[acyl-carrier-protein] reductase has product MRLLEGKTAIITGASRGIGRGIAEVFASQGANVAFTYSSSVEAAQKLEDELRAKGVKAKGYQSNAADYEAAQKLAEDVVAEFGSIDILINNAGITKDNLLMRISEEDFDKVIEVNLKSVFNMTKAVQRTMLKQRKGSIINISSVVGVKGNAGQSNYAASKAGMLGFTKSIALELGSRNIRCNAIAPGFIETEMTAVLDEKVVQGWRDNIPLKRGGQPEDVANACVFLASDMSAYITGQVLNVDGGMLT; this is encoded by the coding sequence ATGAGACTATTAGAAGGAAAAACTGCAATTATCACAGGAGCAAGTAGAGGTATTGGGAGAGGAATTGCCGAAGTTTTCGCTTCGCAGGGTGCTAATGTTGCTTTTACGTATAGTTCATCAGTGGAAGCTGCTCAAAAATTAGAAGATGAATTAAGAGCTAAAGGCGTGAAAGCCAAAGGATATCAAAGTAATGCTGCTGATTATGAAGCTGCTCAAAAATTGGCTGAAGATGTAGTTGCCGAGTTTGGAAGTATTGATATTCTGATAAATAACGCCGGAATCACGAAAGACAATCTGTTAATGCGAATTTCAGAGGAAGATTTTGACAAAGTAATTGAAGTAAATTTGAAATCTGTTTTCAATATGACCAAAGCTGTTCAACGCACTATGTTAAAACAGCGTAAAGGTTCTATTATCAACATCAGTAGTGTTGTGGGAGTGAAAGGAAATGCAGGTCAATCCAACTACGCTGCTTCAAAAGCGGGTATGTTAGGTTTTACAAAATCCATCGCTTTGGAGCTGGGTTCCAGAAACATACGTTGTAATGCAATCGCTCCGGGATTCATAGAAACTGAAATGACAGCCGTTTTGGATGAAAAAGTAGTACAAGGTTGGCGAGATAATATTCCTTTGAAAAGAGGCGGTCAGCCGGAAGATGTTGCCAATGCTTGCGTGTTTTTAGCATCGGATATGTCCGCATACATCACAGGGCAAGTTTTGAATGTTGATGGAGGAATGCTTACATAA
- a CDS encoding outer membrane protein assembly factor BamD → MQIKKYIVIGLVGASLLSSCGEYQKALKSDDATVKYNMAEQLYKEGKYRKSIQLFENIVNQYAGRPQGERVVYMAADAYYKTKQYSKASYQFERFCKLYPKSEKVAEAAFLTAKTIYLETPKYSVDQEITHQALEKLQLFLDRYSHTEYAKEANEMTLDLLTRLQKKEFEIAKQYNLIRDYQAAMKALDNFLSGNPGTIFKEEALFVRLHSAYEWAINSVEHKKEERLKIAKEAYETLVKSYPETSYKKEADRMLEKIETSLKIYS, encoded by the coding sequence ATGCAAATTAAGAAATACATCGTAATAGGTTTAGTTGGTGCGAGTTTGTTGAGTTCCTGTGGGGAATATCAGAAAGCCTTAAAGTCTGATGATGCCACAGTTAAGTACAATATGGCTGAACAACTATACAAAGAGGGAAAATACAGAAAATCAATTCAACTGTTTGAAAATATCGTGAACCAATATGCAGGAAGACCGCAAGGTGAACGAGTGGTTTATATGGCTGCGGACGCTTATTATAAAACCAAGCAGTACAGTAAAGCTTCATATCAGTTTGAACGTTTTTGCAAATTATACCCAAAAAGTGAAAAAGTAGCCGAAGCCGCTTTTTTAACAGCTAAAACAATCTATTTGGAAACTCCTAAATACAGTGTTGATCAAGAAATTACGCATCAAGCACTGGAAAAGTTACAACTATTCTTAGACCGATATTCTCATACGGAATATGCAAAAGAAGCTAATGAAATGACGCTGGATTTGCTAACGCGTCTTCAGAAAAAAGAGTTTGAAATTGCAAAACAGTACAATTTAATCCGTGATTATCAAGCTGCTATGAAGGCTTTGGATAATTTCTTATCAGGCAATCCGGGAACTATTTTTAAAGAAGAAGCTCTTTTCGTACGCCTGCATTCAGCTTATGAGTGGGCTATCAATAGTGTGGAACACAAAAAAGAGGAACGTTTGAAAATCGCCAAAGAAGCATACGAAACTTTGGTAAAATCGTATCCCGAAACATCTTACAAAAAAGAAGCTGACAGAATGCTCGAAAAAATTGAAACATCATTGAAAATTTACTCATAA
- a CDS encoding DNA-directed RNA polymerase subunit omega, which produces MDFKKIDAPTSTVTYNRSAIEAPTENIYEAISIIAKRAVQINSEIKKELIEKLDEFATNNDNLEEIFENKEQIEVSKFYEKLPKPQAIAIKEWLEDKVYYRETN; this is translated from the coding sequence ATGGATTTTAAAAAGATTGATGCTCCAACTTCTACAGTTACTTACAACAGAAGTGCCATTGAAGCTCCTACTGAAAATATTTACGAAGCCATTTCAATCATTGCAAAGCGTGCAGTGCAAATAAATTCCGAAATTAAAAAGGAATTAATCGAAAAATTAGATGAATTTGCAACTAATAACGATAATTTGGAAGAAATTTTTGAGAATAAAGAACAAATTGAAGTTTCTAAATTCTACGAAAAACTTCCGAAGCCGCAAGCAATTGCAATTAAAGAATGGTTGGAGGATAAGGTTTATTACAGAGAAACCAACTAA
- the coaBC gene encoding bifunctional phosphopantothenoylcysteine decarboxylase/phosphopantothenate--cysteine ligase CoaBC — protein sequence MNIILGITGGIAAYKTPHLVRLLTKKGHDVKVILTESAEEFVTPLTLATLSKNKVISSFKTTDNQWNNHVELALWADVILIAPTTANTLAKMANGLCDNLLLATYFSAKAPVFVAPAMDLDMYAHPTVNENLNKLKSFGNQIIPAVYGELASGLVGQGRMAEPEDIVNFIETNLSENLPLKGKKVLITAGPTYEAIDPVRFIGNFSTGKMGIAIANEAVKQGAEVHLVLGPSAEKNIDENIHLHRVVSADDMYQAAINQFDTSDIAILSAAVADYTPKIKALEKIKKKEANLTLELVSTTDILATLGKQKKQQILIGFALETNNELENAKHKLNRKNLDGIVLNSLKDKGAGFGTDTNKITFITPENEISFPLKNKTEVAKDILAQILKLQK from the coding sequence ATGAATATAATTTTAGGAATCACGGGAGGAATTGCCGCTTATAAAACGCCTCATTTAGTGCGTTTATTAACAAAAAAAGGACACGATGTAAAGGTCATTTTAACAGAAAGTGCAGAAGAATTTGTTACTCCTTTAACATTAGCTACATTGTCTAAAAACAAGGTGATTTCATCATTCAAAACAACTGATAATCAATGGAATAATCACGTAGAATTAGCTCTTTGGGCTGATGTAATTCTTATCGCTCCTACAACGGCAAATACCTTAGCAAAAATGGCTAACGGACTATGTGACAACTTGTTATTAGCTACTTATTTTTCTGCTAAAGCTCCCGTATTTGTAGCACCTGCTATGGATTTGGATATGTATGCACATCCTACCGTGAATGAAAATCTTAATAAACTGAAATCATTTGGTAATCAGATAATTCCTGCTGTTTATGGTGAATTGGCAAGCGGATTAGTCGGACAAGGAAGAATGGCTGAACCTGAAGATATCGTAAATTTCATAGAAACTAACTTATCCGAAAATCTTCCTTTGAAAGGAAAAAAAGTATTAATCACAGCCGGTCCTACTTATGAAGCCATTGACCCAGTGCGATTTATAGGTAATTTTTCAACAGGAAAAATGGGAATTGCCATCGCTAATGAAGCCGTGAAGCAAGGTGCTGAAGTTCACTTGGTTTTAGGTCCTTCTGCTGAAAAAAATATTGACGAGAATATACATTTACATCGTGTGGTAAGTGCCGATGATATGTATCAAGCTGCTATAAATCAATTTGATACATCAGATATTGCAATCCTCTCTGCTGCCGTAGCCGATTACACCCCGAAAATAAAAGCTCTCGAAAAAATCAAGAAAAAAGAGGCTAACCTTACATTAGAACTCGTCTCCACAACGGATATTCTCGCTACATTGGGCAAACAAAAAAAACAGCAAATTCTCATCGGTTTTGCTCTGGAAACCAATAACGAACTCGAAAATGCTAAGCACAAATTAAACCGAAAAAACTTAGACGGAATTGTACTTAATTCACTGAAAGACAAGGGAGCGGGATTCGGAACGGACACGAATAAAATTACGTTCATTACTCCTGAAAATGAAATTTCATTTCCCTTGAAAAATAAAACAGAGGTAGCCAAAGATATCTTAGCTCAAATATTAAAACTTCAAAAATAA
- a CDS encoding ABC transporter permease: protein MKHLGIITKREYLNKVRNKSFIIMTFVSPLVVILFGVLIGYLTSVNNAGNVKKIAILDESNRFSSSFENTSAVEYLFLRDASLQDAKTIILAESMYGLLYIPPQDGEYWHQNIEFFSEESPNISLLNQFSDNMEATLFQDNLTLKGIDKKQIDESKVKVNISLENFSGEKSSELDSIIKIAIGGMAGYLIFMFIIIYGNAIMRSVIEEKTNRIVEIIISSVKPFELMLGKIFGTSLAGITQFMIWMIFGGFLMTILTSFLDVNPSSTNEVLMNKSGLDKMTSEILLAFFKFPFMEMFTSFLLYFVGGYLLYSSFYATIGAMVDNETDTQQFLMPILMPLILAVYVGFFTVIEEPHGTVSVVLSYVPLTSPVVMLMRIPFGVAWWEVLISILLLYISFFLVIKFASKIYRIGILMYGKKTTYKEVWKWLKY, encoded by the coding sequence ATGAAACATTTAGGAATAATAACAAAGCGAGAATATCTAAATAAGGTACGAAATAAATCATTCATTATTATGACTTTCGTCAGTCCGCTGGTGGTGATATTGTTTGGCGTTCTGATTGGCTATTTAACCAGTGTTAATAACGCTGGGAATGTAAAAAAAATAGCTATTTTGGACGAAAGTAATCGTTTTTCAAGTAGTTTTGAAAATACTTCGGCAGTGGAATATCTTTTTTTAAGAGACGCTTCCCTGCAAGATGCAAAAACCATAATTTTGGCTGAAAGTATGTACGGATTGTTATATATTCCCCCACAAGATGGCGAATATTGGCACCAGAATATTGAATTTTTTAGTGAAGAATCACCAAATATTTCATTATTAAACCAATTTTCGGACAATATGGAAGCAACTCTTTTTCAGGATAATCTGACATTAAAGGGAATTGATAAAAAGCAAATAGACGAATCGAAAGTAAAGGTAAATATCTCTTTGGAGAATTTCAGTGGAGAAAAAAGCTCGGAGTTGGACAGTATCATAAAAATTGCTATTGGTGGAATGGCTGGTTATCTGATTTTTATGTTTATTATTATTTACGGTAATGCAATTATGCGTAGCGTTATTGAGGAAAAAACCAATCGCATTGTTGAAATTATTATTTCGTCCGTTAAACCTTTTGAATTAATGTTGGGTAAAATTTTTGGAACTTCGTTGGCAGGAATTACTCAGTTTATGATTTGGATGATATTCGGAGGATTTTTAATGACCATTTTAACCTCATTCTTAGATGTAAATCCTTCATCAACCAATGAGGTTTTGATGAATAAATCAGGATTGGACAAGATGACTTCGGAAATTTTATTGGCTTTTTTTAAATTTCCGTTTATGGAAATGTTTACTTCATTCCTGTTGTATTTTGTGGGGGGGTATTTGTTGTACAGTTCTTTTTATGCAACAATAGGAGCAATGGTAGATAATGAAACGGATACACAACAATTTTTGATGCCGATTTTAATGCCTTTAATATTAGCAGTTTATGTAGGATTTTTTACCGTTATAGAAGAACCTCACGGTACGGTTTCGGTGGTACTGTCGTATGTTCCACTTACTTCACCCGTAGTAATGCTGATGCGTATTCCTTTCGGTGTAGCTTGGTGGGAAGTGCTGATTTCCATACTGTTATTATACATTTCTTTCTTTTTAGTGATAAAATTTGCTTCGAAAATCTATCGTATAGGAATTTTGATGTACGGCAAAAAGACAACGTATAAGGAGGTTTGGAAATGGCTTAAATACTAA
- a CDS encoding ABC transporter ATP-binding protein produces the protein MVLTENIYKKYGNHTALNNVSITVPKGSIFGLLGPNGAGKTSFIRILNQITYPDSGKVFFDGKPLHPEHISQIGYLPEERGLYKTMKVGEQALYLAQLKGLSKEKAKERLKFWFERLEIGDWWNKKIQELSKGMAQKIQFVVTVLHQPKLLIFDEPFSGFDPINANIIKDEILYLREQGATIIFSTHRMESVEELCDHIALINKSEKILEGNLLEIKRSFKNNVFEVGLKIDDDKQAKLLTELKEHFSVSEANFKSLYSGLKLNIYKKEHQNANDLLQFLNSRAEIMHFVEKIPTVDEIFMRSVEKNN, from the coding sequence ATGGTTCTCACAGAAAATATTTACAAAAAATACGGAAACCACACAGCTTTAAATAATGTATCCATCACAGTTCCTAAAGGAAGTATTTTTGGACTTTTAGGACCTAACGGAGCGGGAAAAACTTCTTTCATAAGGATACTCAATCAAATAACATATCCCGATTCAGGAAAGGTATTTTTTGATGGGAAACCACTTCATCCTGAGCATATTTCACAAATAGGATACTTGCCGGAAGAACGAGGACTTTACAAAACAATGAAAGTAGGGGAGCAGGCTCTTTATTTGGCACAACTGAAGGGACTTTCCAAAGAAAAAGCAAAAGAACGTTTGAAGTTTTGGTTTGAGCGTCTGGAAATCGGCGATTGGTGGAACAAGAAAATACAGGAGCTTTCCAAAGGAATGGCACAGAAAATTCAGTTTGTTGTAACGGTGCTTCACCAACCGAAACTTCTTATTTTTGACGAACCTTTCAGCGGATTTGACCCCATTAATGCTAACATCATTAAGGACGAAATTCTTTATTTGCGAGAACAGGGAGCCACAATTATATTCTCCACTCACCGAATGGAATCAGTGGAGGAACTTTGTGACCATATCGCACTGATTAACAAATCAGAAAAAATTTTGGAAGGCAATTTGTTGGAAATCAAACGCTCTTTTAAAAACAATGTTTTTGAAGTGGGGTTGAAAATTGACGATGACAAACAAGCCAAGCTCTTAACCGAACTTAAAGAGCATTTTTCAGTAAGTGAAGCCAATTTTAAAAGTTTATATAGTGGCTTGAAACTCAATATCTACAAGAAAGAACATCAAAACGCAAACGATTTATTACAATTTTTGAATTCCAGAGCCGAAATTATGCATTTTGTGGAAAAAATTCCGACAGTTGACGAGATTTTTATGCGTTCGGTTGAAAAAAATAACTAA
- a CDS encoding protein-L-isoaspartate(D-aspartate) O-methyltransferase, with amino-acid sequence MLPLKDTLKHKGLRNQLAELLKEKGITDTNVLNAIRTIPRHLFMDSSFEAHAYQDKAFPIGAGQTISQPYTVAFQTQLLQVSAGQKVLEIGTGSGYQSSVLLFLGVNLFTIERQQKLFKQTQLLLPKLMPRPAKMYFGDGYKGLPNEAPFDRILVTAGAPEVPTALLAQLAVGGRLVIPVGNETQVMTLFERISPSEFHKTEYGDFQFVPLLKDKV; translated from the coding sequence ATGCTGCCACTAAAGGATACTTTGAAACACAAAGGGTTACGGAACCAATTAGCCGAATTATTAAAGGAAAAAGGAATTACGGATACGAACGTTTTGAATGCCATTCGAACAATTCCAAGGCATTTGTTTATGGATAGTAGTTTTGAGGCTCACGCATATCAGGATAAGGCTTTTCCTATCGGAGCAGGTCAAACGATTTCTCAACCTTATACTGTGGCTTTTCAAACGCAACTGCTACAAGTTTCTGCCGGACAAAAAGTTCTGGAAATAGGTACGGGAAGTGGTTATCAATCAAGTGTTTTACTTTTTTTGGGAGTAAATTTATTTACCATTGAACGGCAACAAAAACTCTTCAAACAAACACAATTACTACTCCCGAAGTTGATGCCTCGTCCCGCTAAAATGTACTTTGGAGATGGTTACAAAGGACTGCCTAATGAAGCACCTTTTGACCGTATTTTGGTTACGGCCGGAGCTCCGGAAGTGCCAACCGCCTTGTTAGCTCAACTGGCAGTAGGAGGAAGATTGGTTATTCCTGTCGGGAATGAAACACAAGTGATGACCCTTTTTGAAAGAATATCTCCAAGTGAATTTCATAAAACAGAATATGGTGATTTTCAGTTTGTTCCTTTGTTAAAGGACAAGGTTTAG
- a CDS encoding aspartate-semialdehyde dehydrogenase codes for MRVAVVGVTGMVGNVMLEVLKERNFPVTELIPVASEKSVGQKITFQGKEYTVVGLQQAVSLKPDIALFSAGGSVSLEWAPKFAQVGTTVVDNSSAWRMDATKKLVIPEINADVLTKEDKIIANPNCSTIQMLIALAPLQKKYGIKRVVVSTYQSITGTGVKAVKQLENEYKGEKGDMAYHYQIHRNAIPHCDVFEDNGYTKEEMKLVRETKKILRDDSISVTATAVRIPVVGGHSESVNVELLNDFDLEEVRELFSKSQGLVLQDDTSTNSYPMPLYAQGKDEVFVGRIRRDESQPNTLNMWIVSDNLRKGAATNTIQIAEYLVANNLL; via the coding sequence ATGAGAGTAGCTGTTGTGGGCGTTACCGGTATGGTTGGTAACGTAATGTTAGAAGTACTAAAAGAAAGAAATTTCCCTGTAACTGAGTTAATTCCTGTTGCTTCGGAAAAGTCTGTTGGGCAAAAAATAACCTTCCAAGGAAAAGAATACACCGTTGTAGGATTACAACAAGCAGTTTCCTTAAAGCCTGATATTGCGTTGTTTTCGGCTGGAGGAAGTGTTTCACTGGAATGGGCTCCTAAGTTTGCACAAGTAGGTACAACTGTGGTTGATAATTCTTCCGCTTGGCGTATGGACGCAACTAAAAAATTGGTAATTCCTGAAATCAATGCCGATGTTCTTACAAAAGAGGATAAAATCATCGCGAACCCGAACTGCTCCACAATTCAAATGCTGATTGCTTTGGCTCCGCTACAAAAAAAATATGGAATCAAACGCGTTGTGGTTTCTACCTATCAATCAATCACAGGTACTGGAGTAAAAGCTGTGAAACAACTTGAAAACGAGTACAAAGGAGAAAAAGGAGATATGGCTTATCACTACCAAATACACCGAAATGCCATTCCGCATTGTGATGTTTTTGAGGATAATGGCTACACAAAAGAAGAAATGAAATTGGTTCGTGAAACTAAAAAAATTCTCCGTGATGATAGTATTTCCGTTACTGCTACGGCTGTCCGCATTCCTGTTGTTGGTGGGCATAGCGAGTCCGTAAATGTTGAGCTTCTGAATGACTTTGATTTGGAAGAAGTTCGCGAACTGTTCTCAAAATCCCAGGGACTGGTTCTTCAAGACGACACCAGTACAAATTCATATCCTATGCCTTTGTACGCACAGGGAAAAGACGAAGTTTTTGTAGGGCGTATTCGCAGAGATGAATCTCAACCCAATACATTGAATATGTGGATAGTTTCAGATAATTTGAGAAAGGGAGCAGCTACCAATACAATTCAGATTGCTGAATATCTGGTTGCCAATAATTTGCTGTAA
- a CDS encoding CCA tRNA nucleotidyltransferase, with the protein MYHKEALSNPIFSLISKISDEISLESYVIGGFVRDYLLKKKLPKDIDIVSIGSGISLAEKVAEKLPDNPKVSVFKNFGTAMIKADGLDIEFVGARRESYESNSRKPYVESGTLQDDQNRRDFTINAMALSLSEHNFGELIDPFDGLSDLKNKIIRTPLDPDITYSDDPLRMMRAIRFATQLGFEIEEKSLQAIAKNKDRLKIISNERIVDELNKILASPKPSIGLKLLYETKLLHYILPELVELQGVEEHEGQRHKDNFWHTLEVVDNISQNTDDLWLRWSALLHDIGKAPTKRFDKKNGWTFHGHEFLGSKMVFHIFKRLRMPLNDKMKYVQKMVRMSSRPIVIAEDIVTDSAVRRLVFDAGDDFEDLMTLCEADITTKNPKKFKQYHDNFQLVRQKVVEVEEKDHIRNFQPPISGEEIMKTFNLKPSREIGMLKDAIKEAILDGKISNDYESAKKFMFDKAKQMKLI; encoded by the coding sequence ATGTATCATAAAGAAGCTCTTTCAAATCCAATTTTTTCGTTAATAAGCAAAATTTCAGATGAAATTTCATTGGAAAGTTATGTTATTGGTGGATTTGTAAGGGATTATCTTCTGAAGAAGAAACTTCCGAAAGATATTGATATTGTTTCTATCGGGAGCGGAATTTCTTTGGCGGAAAAAGTAGCTGAAAAATTACCAGATAATCCCAAAGTATCTGTTTTTAAGAACTTTGGAACTGCAATGATAAAGGCAGACGGATTGGACATTGAGTTTGTCGGAGCGAGAAGAGAAAGTTATGAATCCAACTCTCGGAAACCTTACGTAGAAAGCGGAACACTTCAGGACGATCAAAATCGTAGAGACTTCACAATCAATGCGATGGCTTTATCTCTTTCGGAACATAATTTCGGAGAATTGATTGACCCTTTTGATGGGCTTTCAGACCTTAAAAATAAAATTATACGCACACCGCTTGACCCGGATATAACGTATTCGGATGACCCTCTTCGTATGATGCGGGCTATTCGGTTTGCGACTCAGTTAGGATTTGAAATAGAAGAAAAGTCATTGCAGGCAATTGCTAAAAACAAAGACCGTTTGAAGATTATTTCAAACGAACGTATTGTAGATGAGCTAAATAAGATACTTGCTTCGCCAAAACCTTCGATTGGGTTAAAACTTCTGTATGAAACAAAACTTCTTCATTATATTCTTCCGGAACTTGTTGAATTACAGGGAGTAGAGGAACACGAAGGACAACGACATAAAGATAATTTCTGGCATACGTTAGAGGTTGTTGATAACATATCCCAAAACACAGATGATTTATGGTTACGCTGGTCGGCTTTATTGCACGATATTGGAAAAGCTCCAACGAAACGCTTCGACAAAAAAAACGGCTGGACGTTTCACGGTCACGAATTTTTGGGAAGCAAAATGGTTTTCCATATTTTCAAACGATTGCGAATGCCCTTGAATGATAAAATGAAATATGTTCAGAAGATGGTTCGTATGAGTTCACGTCCCATTGTCATTGCTGAAGATATAGTTACAGACTCTGCGGTAAGGCGGTTGGTTTTTGATGCTGGAGATGATTTTGAGGATTTAATGACGCTTTGTGAGGCGGATATTACGACCAAAAATCCAAAGAAATTCAAACAATATCACGATAATTTTCAGTTGGTGCGTCAAAAAGTTGTAGAAGTAGAAGAAAAAGACCACATTCGTAACTTTCAGCCTCCAATTTCGGGAGAAGAAATTATGAAAACGTTCAATTTGAAGCCTTCACGTGAAATAGGAATGCTAAAAGATGCTATAAAAGAAGCCATTTTGGACGGAAAAATATCAAATGATTATGAATCTGCTAAAAAATTTATGTTTGATAAGGCTAAGCAGATGAAACTAATATAA
- the kdsA gene encoding 3-deoxy-8-phosphooctulonate synthase has protein sequence MLVSNKENNFFLLAGPCAIEGEEMAMKIAERIVSITDKLNIPYVFKGSFKKANRSRIDSFTGIGDEKALKILEKVGKEFGVPTVTDIHEVSEAEMAAQYVDILQIPAFLVRQTDLVVAAAKTGKVVNLKKGQFMSPESMKHAVQKVLDSGNNSVLITDRGTMFGYQDLIVDFRGIPTMRSYAPVIMDVTHSLQQPNQTSGVTGGRPEMIETIARAAIVNNADGLFIETHFDPANAKSDGANMLHLDLLEGLLTRLTAIRQTILSFED, from the coding sequence ATGCTTGTATCTAATAAAGAAAACAATTTTTTCCTTTTGGCAGGTCCTTGTGCTATTGAAGGAGAAGAAATGGCGATGAAGATTGCCGAGAGAATAGTTTCCATCACGGATAAATTAAATATTCCGTATGTTTTTAAAGGAAGTTTCAAAAAGGCAAATCGCAGTCGTATAGATTCTTTTACGGGAATTGGTGATGAAAAGGCGTTAAAAATTCTTGAAAAAGTTGGAAAAGAATTTGGAGTGCCAACGGTTACTGATATTCACGAAGTTAGCGAAGCTGAAATGGCTGCTCAATATGTTGATATTCTGCAAATTCCAGCTTTTTTGGTGCGTCAGACTGATTTGGTGGTTGCAGCCGCCAAAACGGGTAAGGTCGTTAATTTAAAAAAGGGACAATTTATGAGTCCTGAAAGTATGAAACACGCCGTTCAGAAAGTACTTGATAGCGGAAATAATAGTGTTTTAATTACGGATAGAGGTACGATGTTTGGTTATCAGGATTTGATTGTTGATTTCAGAGGAATACCAACAATGCGTTCGTATGCTCCTGTAATTATGGATGTTACGCACTCTTTGCAGCAACCTAACCAAACAAGTGGGGTAACTGGAGGTCGTCCTGAAATGATTGAAACCATTGCTCGTGCAGCCATTGTGAATAATGCTGACGGACTGTTCATAGAAACCCATTTTGACCCGGCAAATGCGAAAAGTGATGGAGCTAATATGCTTCATCTTGACTTGCTTGAAGGTCTTTTAACAAGATTAACAGCAATCAGACAAACAATTTTATCATTTGAAGATTAG
- a CDS encoding MarC family protein: MNFDIKEIISTTMVLFAVIDIVGSIPIIINLRQKVGHIQSEKTAIVSAILLILFLFLGKEILNLFGVTVESFAVAGAFILFFLALEMILGITLYRDEEPQTASIVPLAFPLVAGAGSMTTVLSLRAEYHLENIIIGIVINIIFVYIVLKSSKKIEKILGKQGINVIRKIFGVILLAIAVRLFAANAKGLFA; encoded by the coding sequence ATGAATTTTGATATTAAGGAAATTATATCTACAACAATGGTGCTTTTTGCTGTTATTGATATTGTTGGCAGTATCCCCATAATCATTAATTTACGTCAGAAAGTGGGGCATATTCAGTCGGAGAAAACAGCAATTGTTTCGGCTATTTTACTGATTTTGTTCTTATTTTTAGGGAAAGAGATTCTTAATCTTTTTGGCGTAACGGTGGAATCATTTGCTGTTGCTGGGGCGTTCATTTTGTTTTTCTTGGCCTTGGAAATGATTCTGGGAATTACCCTTTACCGTGATGAAGAGCCACAAACGGCATCAATTGTTCCTTTGGCGTTTCCGTTGGTAGCAGGTGCGGGTTCTATGACTACAGTTCTTTCATTACGAGCGGAATATCACCTTGAAAATATCATAATAGGAATTGTAATCAATATCATATTTGTTTACATTGTTCTGAAATCTTCCAAAAAAATAGAAAAAATATTAGGAAAACAAGGAATAAATGTAATCCGTAAGATATTTGGGGTGATTTTGCTTGCCATCGCTGTGAGATTATTTGCTGCAAATGCCAAAGGATTATTCGCTTAA